The Leclercia sp. S52 genome has a segment encoding these proteins:
- the nadK gene encoding NAD(+) kinase yields the protein MSNHFKCIGIVGHPRHPTALTTHEMLYRWLCAKNYDVIVEQQIAQELQLTNVKTGTLAEIGQQADLAVVVGGDGNMLGAARTLARYDIKVIGINRGNLGFLTDLDPDNAQQQLADVLEGHYISEKRFLLEAQVCQQDCQKRISTAINEVVLHPGKVAHMIEFEVYIDEIFAFSQRSDGLIISTPTGSTAYSLSAGGPILTPSLDAITLVPMFPHTLSARPLVINSSSTIRLRFSHRRNDLEISCDSQIALPIQEGEDVLIRRCDYHLNLIHPKDYSYFNTLSSKLGWSKKLF from the coding sequence ATGAGCAACCATTTCAAGTGTATTGGGATTGTCGGTCATCCACGTCACCCTACTGCGTTGACGACACATGAAATGCTGTATCGCTGGCTGTGTGCGAAAAATTACGATGTGATTGTTGAACAACAGATTGCTCAGGAACTGCAGCTTACCAATGTAAAGACCGGCACGCTGGCGGAAATCGGTCAGCAGGCCGACCTGGCGGTGGTGGTCGGGGGCGACGGCAACATGCTCGGCGCCGCGCGTACCCTTGCCCGTTACGATATTAAAGTCATTGGCATCAACCGTGGCAACCTGGGCTTTTTAACCGACCTCGACCCGGATAACGCCCAGCAGCAGCTCGCCGACGTGCTGGAAGGCCACTACATCAGTGAAAAACGCTTTTTACTGGAAGCGCAGGTGTGCCAGCAGGATTGCCAGAAACGGATCAGCACCGCCATTAACGAAGTGGTGCTGCACCCGGGAAAAGTGGCGCACATGATTGAGTTCGAAGTCTATATCGACGAAATCTTTGCCTTCTCGCAGCGCTCCGATGGGCTGATTATTTCTACCCCTACCGGATCCACGGCCTACTCGCTTTCTGCGGGCGGCCCGATCCTGACTCCGTCGCTGGATGCCATCACGCTGGTGCCGATGTTCCCGCATACCCTCTCGGCCCGCCCGCTGGTCATCAACAGCAGCAGCACCATCCGTCTGCGCTTCTCGCACCGCCGTAACGACCTGGAGATCAGCTGCGACAGCCAAATCGCGCTGCCGATCCAGGAAGGTGAGGATGTGCTAATCCGCCGCTGCGATTATCACCTCAATCTGATCCACCCGAAAGACTACAGCTATTTCAACACATTAAGCTCCAAGCTCGGCTGGTCGAAAAAATTGTTCTGA
- the grpE gene encoding nucleotide exchange factor GrpE — protein MSSKEQKTPEGQAPEEIITEQHEEVEAAEPEAGAEQVDPRDEKIANLEAQVTEAQNRERDGILRIKAEMENLRRRTELDVEKAHKFALEKFVNELLPVIDSLDRALEVADKANPDMAPMVEGIELTLKSMLDVVKKFGVEVVADTNVPMDPNVHQAIAMVESEDVAAGNVLMVMQKGYTLNGRTIRAAMVSVAKAKA, from the coding sequence ATGAGTAGTAAAGAACAGAAAACGCCTGAGGGGCAAGCCCCGGAAGAAATTATCACGGAGCAGCACGAAGAGGTTGAGGCTGCAGAGCCTGAGGCCGGTGCTGAGCAGGTGGATCCGCGCGATGAAAAAATTGCGAATCTGGAAGCTCAGGTCACTGAAGCCCAGAACCGCGAGCGCGATGGCATCCTGCGTATCAAAGCGGAAATGGAAAACCTGCGTCGCCGTACCGAGCTGGACGTTGAAAAGGCGCATAAATTTGCGCTGGAGAAGTTCGTCAACGAACTGCTGCCGGTTATCGACAGCCTGGATCGCGCGCTGGAAGTGGCGGATAAAGCGAACCCGGACATGGCCCCGATGGTTGAAGGTATCGAGCTGACGCTAAAATCCATGCTGGACGTGGTGAAGAAGTTTGGCGTCGAAGTGGTTGCCGACACCAACGTGCCGATGGATCCGAACGTGCATCAGGCCATTGCGATGGTGGAGTCTGAGGACGTTGCTGCTGGTAACGTGCTGATGGTGATGCAGAAAGGCTATACCCTGAACGGTCGTACCATTCGCGCGGCGATGGTCTCCGTGGCGAAAGCTAAGGCTTAA